The Desulfovibrio sp. G11 region CCGGCCGTGGCAAAACGGAATATATTGTCATTGTCTATATGACGATCAAAAAGGGAAAGAATAATGACTGCAAGTGTTCCCGGGTATAAAAAAGTCAGAATGGGCGCGGCAAAAGCAATGATGTTGTCGAGGCCGAAGTTGGAAACAACCATGCTGAAAAGGCCGGTTCCCACCACGATGCTTTTATAACTGAGCCGCCCCTTGCTGAAGCGTGAGATGAAGGTTCCCGTGGTTCCGATGAGGGCCACAGAGGTGGCCATGCAGGCGACTGTTACAATAATTGCCAGCAATATGGTGCTTGCGCTGCCGAAAAGCCGGCCCACCAGGTGGGTGACCAGGGCGCCTTTTTCCGTTTCTACTGGATAGTAGGTGGATCCTGTTGCCCCAAGATAGCAAAGCCCGCAATAGATGACGAAGAGCAGAGCGCCTGCCACGAGGCTTGCTATGCCCACAGACAGCGCCTTTTGTCTGCCGCTTTCGTACCCTTTGGCCTTCAGGGCGTTTACGATAATAAGTCCAAAAACCAGAGCCGCCATAACGTCCAGCGTCTGATAACCTGAAAGTATGCTGTGCCACGCCACGTTATCATCGCGAACAACGTCGCTTACCGGCCCGATGGGCATAACAAAAGCCGCGGCCACGATAAGCAGGAAGCCCCCGATTTTTATGGGCGAAAGGTAGCGGGCAATTACATCTACCATGTTGGACTCCCGAAAGGCCAACAGGGTGGATATGCCGAAGAAAACTATGGAATAAAGTATCTTGGCCGCGCTGACGCCCTTGGAGGAATAACCCAGCGGCGCGAAGGAGATGGCAAATGCCGTGGCTCCCGTGCGGGGAATGGCAAGCAGGGGGCCTATGCAGAGAATTATGGCGCACATCATAAGCATGGCTGCTGTACGCCCCAGCCTGTGCATGATGCCTTCTTCATTATCAATGCACGAAGAGGCAAGCATGGCGTAGATGGCAAGTAAGGCCAGGCCGACATCAGCCATATAGTAACAGATAAAGCCTAAAAACCATTCCGGACCTGCAGTAAGGCCGATGTAGGGTGGAAAAACGACGTTTCCTGCGCCAAACAGCATGGAAAATAACGCTGCACCAACAATAAAAGAAT contains the following coding sequences:
- the brnQ gene encoding branched-chain amino acid transport system II carrier protein, with the protein product MRSSLVRDSFIVGAALFSMLFGAGNVVFPPYIGLTAGPEWFLGFICYYMADVGLALLAIYAMLASSCIDNEEGIMHRLGRTAAMLMMCAIILCIGPLLAIPRTGATAFAISFAPLGYSSKGVSAAKILYSIVFFGISTLLAFRESNMVDVIARYLSPIKIGGFLLIVAAAFVMPIGPVSDVVRDDNVAWHSILSGYQTLDVMAALVFGLIIVNALKAKGYESGRQKALSVGIASLVAGALLFVIYCGLCYLGATGSTYYPVETEKGALVTHLVGRLFGSASTILLAIIVTVACMATSVALIGTTGTFISRFSKGRLSYKSIVVGTGLFSMVVSNFGLDNIIAFAAPILTFLYPGTLAVIILSLFDRHIDNDNIFRFATAGALLASGVTVLEEWGLPLDITRHLPFDSSGLSWVVPACVFGIIGYFVRRPKKSSTH